The stretch of DNA ATGCGGCCCGGGGTCCGCGCACCGCGCGCATTCGTTCAGCGCAGGCTCCCACCCGGCGACAGACATCGCACGGACCAAGAATGCATCCAGCACCAGTTGCGCGGACCTCTCCTTTTGGCCAAGTGAACGCAGGGCGCCAACCAGCAGCAGGTACAACCGCAGCGATGCGGCTCCCTCCTCGCCAGCGAGTCGCTCACTGGCTTCGAGTATTGCCTGCATCGTCGTATAACGCGGGTAGTCATCGACTACCTGCGCTCCGAAATGGTGCAAACTTTCTGCCTGGGTCACGATGCCCAGCGACCTACCGGCGTAGAGCTGCAGATCGACGTGACTACCTGGCTCCAACCGCGCGCCGAACTTCGAACCCGTGCGTCGTACGCCCTTGGCGACAGCGCGTACAACACCGCCACGGCGGGTCAGCAGGGTGACGATGCGGTCAGCCTCCCCTAGCTTGTGCAGCCGCAGGACGACGCCCTCGTCGCGAACGGTGGTCATTCGCTAGATCATCCCACCTACTCGCCTCGCGCGGCGGTAAGTCGACGTTCGATCTCGGCCTGCGCCTCGATTGCGCCTCGCTCGTACCCGGCTTTTCCCACGCCGAGGTACACCAACAGATCGCGCACGTGGCCGTTATTCAGCAGGATGCGCAAACCTTGATTGTGCTGCAGTCGAGTACGCATTTCGCGGCCACCGACTCCTTTAACGTCGCTCCACGGCCACGAATCACGGGAGCCGGTTTTCGTCTCCGCGATCGCGATACCGTCCTCGTCGACGATCAGTAGTCGTTTGACCGTCGGCGAGGTCGCATCCAGGCACGGTGCACTCCAGGTCCCGGAGGGTAGTTGGTCAACGACCTTCTGTTGCCGAGTCCGTTCACGCTTGGCGACGAGTACGGCGATCGCGAGGATGACCACGAGGGCGGCCAACGCCCACGCCCCCGGGTAGTACGCCGCTGCGCCGTCGGCTGCCAGCACCATTTAGAAACCCAGCCGGGTGAGTTTTTTGGGATCGCGCTGCCACTCGGCCAGCACGCTGACGTGCAGATGCAGGTAGATCCGGATACCCAGCCGCTCTTCGATCTGTTTGCGCGCGATGGTGCCGATCTGCTTGATCCGTGAACCGCGCGGGCCAAGCATGATGGGTTTCTGGCTCGACCGCTCGACATACAGGAACGCGTGCACGTCCAGGACGTCGGAGTCCTCGCGCGGCAGGATTTCTTCGACGGCACAAGCGATCGAGTGCGGCAACTCGTCGCGGGCCTCGGCGAGCGCGGCCTCACGGATGAACTCCGCGATCAGCTTTTCGGTGCTCTCGTCGGTCTTTTCATCGTCCAGGAACAGTTTCGGTCCTTCGGGCAGCTGCCTCTCGATGAGTTCGAGCAACAACTCCGTCTGTTCACCGGCCACCGCAGAGATCGGGATGATCTCGGCGAAGTCGCGACCGAGTTCGGCCTGCAGTTCGTTCACCTGCAGCAGCGCCTCCGCGATGCGGCGCGGCGCGGCGATATCGGTCTTCGTAACGATGCCGATCACCGGTGCCTTCGTGTTCTCGCGCAGCATTCGCGCGATGTACTTGTCGCCCGGCCCGACCTTTTCTCCTGCCGGGAGGCAGAAACCGATCACATCCACCTCGGACAGTGTCGCGGTGACGACGTCGTTCAACCGCTCGCCGAGCAGCGTCCGCGGGCGGTGTAGCCCAGGGGTGTCCACGATGACGATCTGCGCGTCAGGTCGGTCGACGATCCCGCGGATCGCGTGCCGGGTCGTCTGCGGCTTATCGCTGGTGATCGCGATCTTCTCCCCCACCAACGCATTGGTGAGCGTGGATTTCCCCGCATTGGGTCGCCCCACGAAGCTGACGAATCCACTGCGATGTGCTGCTTCGCTCATCGTTCCACCTCCTGGTCGCGATACGGGTAATCCCGTTCATCGTGCTGATTCTCCCCGGAGGGGGCCGAACTCGGCAAAGACTCGCGTACGACGCGCACTGACGAGATCCGATTTCGCCGCCCGATGGTGTCCTCGGCCTCCAGGCGCAACCCGGCAACCCGGACGACCGCGCCGGGAATCGGCACCAACCCAAGTTGCTGCGCCATCAGACCGCCAACGGTCTCCACGTCGTCGTTGATCTCGATATCGACGTCGAATTTCTCGGCTAGGTCCTCCACGGTGACCCGCGACTGGATCCGGACGCTACCGTCTTCGAGATCTTCGATCGGCGCGACCTCGTTCGTGTCGTACTCGTCCGCGATCTCGCCGACGATTTCCTCCAGGATGTCCTCGATCGTCAACAGACCAGCCGTACCGCCGTACTCGTCGATCACGATCGCGATGTGGATCCGGTTGATCTGCATCTCGCGCAGCAGGTCGTCAACCGGTTTCGATTCGGGGACGAAACTTGCCGGTCGCATCACCTCGGCGATGGGGGTTTTCCGAGCGGTATCGGCATCCGATCCCTGGGTGCGCCGTACCAGATCTTTCAGGTAGACGACGCCGATGATGTCGTCAACGTTCTCGCCGACGACCGGGATGCGAGAGAAACCGCTGCGTAGCGCGAGGGCGAGTGCCTGCCCGACCCGTTTGGAGCCCTCGATCCACACCATCTCCGGCCGCGGGACCATCACCTCCCGGGCAATGGTGTCGCCGAGGCCGAATACCGCATGAACCATCTCGCGCTCTTCATGCTCAACAACGCCGCGCTGTTCGGCCAGATCAACCAGCTCGCGCAGTTCTACTTCAGTGGCAAACGGACCTTCCCGGAAACCGCGGCCCGGGGTAATCGCGTTGCCAATCACGATCAGTAAGCCGGCGATCGGTCCGAGCACGATCCCTAGCGTGCGCACCAGGACGGCCGTACGCAGCGCCGTAGCGTATGGGTGTTGGCGGCCGAGCGTGCGCGGGCCCACACCGACGATGACGTAACTGATCACGGTCATACCGGCCGCCGCGGTCAATACCTGCACCCAGGTGGCATCGATGTAGTTGGTGATCACGACGGTAGCCATCACCACCGCCGTCATCTCACATGCGAGGCGCAGCAGCAACAGGAGGTTGGTGTGGCGCGGCAGGTCAGCGACGACATCCGCGAGCGCTTTCGCTCCGCGCACACCTTCCTTGCAGAACTCAGATACGCGCGCCTTGCTGACTCGAAGCAGTGCCGCGTCGACCATGGCAAAGACGCCGCCGAGGACGACGAGGACCAGGGCGACGATCAGCAGCGTCAGATCCGAACTAGCCACGCGCTCGTTCGGTCTCCGCTCGCCACTTCTTCAACAGTTGCCCCTGCAGCCCGAACATCTCACGCTCCTCCTCGGGCTCCATATGGTCATAGCCCAGCAGATGCAGAATGCCGTGCGTGGTGAGCATATGTAACTCATCCTCGAACGTGTGCCCGGCGGCCGCGGCCTGCGAGATCGCCACCGCGGGACACAGCACGATGTCGCCGACGATGCCTGGCTCTTCGTCCTCATCGTCGGCGATATCCGCCGGCGCGACGCCGGGTCGAGTGGCCGGGCTGAGCTCGTCCATCGGGAAGGCCAGCACGTCGGTCGCGCCTTCCTCGCCCATCCAGCGCTCGTTCAGTGCGGCCATGTGCGGGACGTCGACGATCAGAATCGAGAGCTCTGCTTGCGGATGGATGCCGAGCTGGCCGAGCATGAAGTCAGCGATCGCGGCCAACCGGATCTCGCCGACCGGGATCGAGGACTCGTTGGTGATCTCAACGCTCATGCCTGACGCCTTCCGCGGTCTTCACGCTGGCCACGCTGATCCTGTCGACCACGGGCGTCATGCCGCGCGTAGGCGTCGACGATTTCTCCGACCAGACGGTGCCGAACGACGTCCTGACTGGTGAGTTCACGGAACCCGATGTCGTCCACGCCATCGAGAATGTCACGCACAATCCGCAAGCCCGACTGTTGCCCGCCGGGAAGATCAACCTGGGTCGTGTCGCCGGTGACCACGATTTTGGAGCCGAACCCGAGTCGGGTGAGGAACATCTTCATCTGCTCGGCGGTGGTGTTCTGCGCCTCGTCCAGAATGATGAACGCATCGTTGAGGCTCCGACCGCGCATATAGGCAAGCGGAGCGACCTCGATGGTTCCGGCCTCCATCAGGCGCGGGATCGACTCGGGGTCGATCATGTCGTGCAGCGCGTCATACAGCGGCCGCAAGTACGGATCGATCTTCTCCGACAATGAGCCGGGAAGGAATCCGAGGCGCTCGCCGGCCTCCACCGCGGGACGCGTCAGGATGATTCGGTTGACCTGCTTGGACTGCAAAGCCTGCACGGCCTTGGCCATCGCCAGGTAAGTCTTTCCGGTGCCCGCCGGTCCGATACCGAACACGATCGTGTGTGCGTCGATCGCATCGACGTATTCTTTCTGCCCGATCGTCTTGGGTCGAATCGAGCGACCGCGGCGACTCAAAATGTTGATGCTGAGCACGTCGGCCGGGCGCTGATGGCGATCCTGACGCATCATGCCAATACTGCGCCGTACGACGTCCGTGCTCAATTCGTGCCCGGACTGCAGCAGGGCCAGCAACTCGTCGAACACCCGCTGGGTGAACGCGACTTCGCCGTGATGGCCGGTGATCGTGATGGATGTGCCACGAACGTCGATCTGAGTGGTGACGCTCGACTCGATGAGCCGGAGGTACTCGTCTCGGACGCCGAGCAACGTCACCATCGGCGTACTCGACGGGACCTCGAACGTGGTGCTGACAGGCTGCGCATCGCCCGAGTCGGCCGCCACTGCGGGAGGCGCGGTATTCGTGTGGGATTGGTTCCTGGTTTCGCCGGTGCTCGACACGAGGAGCGTGTACCTGGCCTTTCACGCGGGGCTGGAATACCCCAAGTCTAGTTGAGTGCCGCGACAGGAACCATGGCATTTGTTTTCGACGACCAATTGCTGGTTCCTCAGCCCGCCCAGCGGTTCAGGGCGACACTTGCCCAGGTGGCTCCGACCAGCCCCGCCGTCGAAGTCCGCAACACCTCCGGACCAAGCCTGATTATCGACGCGCCGGCGGCGCGTAGCGCGTCCAATTCATCGGGCGAGACACCGCCTTCGGGGCCAACCACAAGGACGACGTCGCTACCGCCACGATCCAGATTCAATGCCGTGATCGGCTCGGTCGCCGACTCGTGCAGCACGATCGACTGCGCATCACCGCAGAGGTCGGCGACTGCGGCAGCATGCACCACCGGGCCGATTCGGGGGATGCGAGCGCGCCGCGACTGCTTGGCTGCTTCGCGTGCGACCTGAGCCCATCGCGCGCGGGACTTATCTTCCTTACCGTCCCATTTCGCGACGCTGTGGGTG from Cumulibacter soli encodes:
- the recO gene encoding DNA repair protein RecO yields the protein MTTVRDEGVVLRLHKLGEADRIVTLLTRRGGVVRAVAKGVRRTGSKFGARLEPGSHVDLQLYAGRSLGIVTQAESLHHFGAQVVDDYPRYTTMQAILEASERLAGEEGAASLRLYLLLVGALRSLGQKERSAQLVLDAFLVRAMSVAGWEPALNECARCADPGPHRRYSVESGGTTCTSCAVPRAVTIQRETPAHLNALLCGDWELAESSERRVQRESSGVLAAHLQWHLERALRSLPLVERDRPATLTASPYDDIDPDLFDGLPLGARESEVPR
- the era gene encoding GTPase Era, whose translation is MSEAAHRSGFVSFVGRPNAGKSTLTNALVGEKIAITSDKPQTTRHAIRGIVDRPDAQIVIVDTPGLHRPRTLLGERLNDVVTATLSEVDVIGFCLPAGEKVGPGDKYIARMLRENTKAPVIGIVTKTDIAAPRRIAEALLQVNELQAELGRDFAEIIPISAVAGEQTELLLELIERQLPEGPKLFLDDEKTDESTEKLIAEFIREAALAEARDELPHSIACAVEEILPREDSDVLDVHAFLYVERSSQKPIMLGPRGSRIKQIGTIARKQIEERLGIRIYLHLHVSVLAEWQRDPKKLTRLGF
- a CDS encoding hemolysin family protein — translated: MASSDLTLLIVALVLVVLGGVFAMVDAALLRVSKARVSEFCKEGVRGAKALADVVADLPRHTNLLLLLRLACEMTAVVMATVVITNYIDATWVQVLTAAAGMTVISYVIVGVGPRTLGRQHPYATALRTAVLVRTLGIVLGPIAGLLIVIGNAITPGRGFREGPFATEVELRELVDLAEQRGVVEHEEREMVHAVFGLGDTIAREVMVPRPEMVWIEGSKRVGQALALALRSGFSRIPVVGENVDDIIGVVYLKDLVRRTQGSDADTARKTPIAEVMRPASFVPESKPVDDLLREMQINRIHIAIVIDEYGGTAGLLTIEDILEEIVGEIADEYDTNEVAPIEDLEDGSVRIQSRVTVEDLAEKFDVDIEINDDVETVGGLMAQQLGLVPIPGAVVRVAGLRLEAEDTIGRRNRISSVRVVRESLPSSAPSGENQHDERDYPYRDQEVER
- the ybeY gene encoding rRNA maturation RNase YbeY produces the protein MSVEITNESSIPVGEIRLAAIADFMLGQLGIHPQAELSILIVDVPHMAALNERWMGEEGATDVLAFPMDELSPATRPGVAPADIADDEDEEPGIVGDIVLCPAVAISQAAAAGHTFEDELHMLTTHGILHLLGYDHMEPEEEREMFGLQGQLLKKWRAETERARG
- a CDS encoding PhoH family protein; this translates as MAADSGDAQPVSTTFEVPSSTPMVTLLGVRDEYLRLIESSVTTQIDVRGTSITITGHHGEVAFTQRVFDELLALLQSGHELSTDVVRRSIGMMRQDRHQRPADVLSINILSRRGRSIRPKTIGQKEYVDAIDAHTIVFGIGPAGTGKTYLAMAKAVQALQSKQVNRIILTRPAVEAGERLGFLPGSLSEKIDPYLRPLYDALHDMIDPESIPRLMEAGTIEVAPLAYMRGRSLNDAFIILDEAQNTTAEQMKMFLTRLGFGSKIVVTGDTTQVDLPGGQQSGLRIVRDILDGVDDIGFRELTSQDVVRHRLVGEIVDAYARHDARGRQDQRGQREDRGRRQA
- a CDS encoding 16S rRNA (uracil(1498)-N(3))-methyltransferase; this encodes MARASAYPPVFFGELPDDADIIELGGEDGAHAVRVRRIRTGEAIRIADGNGCYADCEVIELAQRSLRAQVIARGTEVERLPRLIVVQALAKGDRGTLAVEMLTEIGVDEIIPWQATHSVAKWDGKEDKSRARWAQVAREAAKQSRRARIPRIGPVVHAAAVADLCGDAQSIVLHESATEPITALNLDRGGSDVVLVVGPEGGVSPDELDALRAAGASIIRLGPEVLRTSTAGLVGATWASVALNRWAG